In Erythrobacter litoralis HTCC2594, a single genomic region encodes these proteins:
- the tgt gene encoding tRNA guanosine(34) transglycosylase Tgt → MTKPRFDFTIHATDGKARTGTIAMQRGEIRTPAFMPVGTAGTVKAMKPESVRAAGADIILGNTYHLMLRPGAERVARLGGLHTFMNWQRPILTDSGGYQVMSLSDLRKLTEQGVEFRSHIDGSKHMLTPERSMEIQRLLGSDIVMAFDECPRADQPRDVIAESMEMSMRWAKRSRDGFDGGAEHAARSALFGIQQGALDEQLRKISAERLTDIGFDGYAIGGLAVGEGQEAMFATLDFAPDQLPEDRPRYLMGVGKPDDLVGAVERGVDMFDCVLPSRSGRNGQAFTWNGPINLRNARFAEDQEPLDSRCACPTCGTYSRAYIHHLIKSQEILGAMLMTEHNIGFYQQLMQAMRDAIGEGRFAAFAADFRRDYLGGGDTA, encoded by the coding sequence ATGACCAAACCCCGCTTCGACTTCACGATCCACGCGACCGACGGCAAGGCGCGCACCGGCACCATCGCCATGCAGCGCGGCGAAATTCGCACGCCAGCCTTCATGCCGGTGGGGACGGCTGGAACGGTCAAGGCGATGAAGCCCGAGAGCGTCCGCGCCGCTGGCGCCGACATTATCCTCGGCAATACTTATCACCTGATGCTGCGGCCGGGCGCTGAGCGCGTTGCGCGGCTCGGTGGGCTGCACACCTTCATGAACTGGCAGCGCCCGATCCTGACCGACAGCGGCGGCTACCAGGTGATGAGCCTGTCCGACCTGCGCAAACTGACCGAACAAGGCGTCGAGTTCCGCAGCCATATCGACGGTTCCAAACACATGCTCACACCCGAGCGTTCGATGGAGATCCAGCGCCTGCTCGGCTCCGATATCGTCATGGCGTTCGATGAATGTCCGCGCGCCGACCAGCCGCGCGATGTGATTGCCGAAAGCATGGAAATGTCGATGCGCTGGGCTAAGCGCAGCCGCGACGGGTTCGACGGCGGGGCAGAGCACGCCGCCCGTTCGGCACTGTTCGGTATCCAGCAAGGCGCGCTCGATGAGCAATTGCGCAAGATCAGCGCCGAAAGGCTCACCGATATCGGCTTCGACGGCTATGCTATCGGCGGACTGGCTGTGGGCGAGGGGCAGGAAGCGATGTTTGCAACGCTCGATTTTGCACCAGACCAGCTGCCGGAGGATCGCCCGCGTTATTTGATGGGTGTCGGCAAGCCGGACGATCTGGTCGGCGCAGTCGAGCGCGGGGTCGATATGTTCGATTGCGTGTTGCCGAGCCGCTCGGGCCGCAACGGGCAGGCCTTCACCTGGAATGGCCCCATCAACCTGCGCAACGCGCGTTTCGCCGAAGACCAGGAGCCGCTCGACAGCCGCTGCGCCTGCCCCACCTGCGGCACCTATTCGCGCGCCTACATCCACCACCTTATCAAGTCGCAGGAAATCCTCGGCGCGATGCTGATGACCGAGCACAATATCGGCTTCTACCAGCAGTTGATGCAGGCGATGCGCGATGCGATCGGCGAAGGGCGGTTTGCTGCCTTCGCTGCGGATTTCCGGCGCGACTACCTGGGCGGCGGCGACACTGCATAA
- a CDS encoding ABC transporter permease, with product MISWRSTWAIYKRELMRFLRTAFQSVLAPVLTTSLYFIVFGAAIGSRMPDLGGVEYGAFIIPGLLMLTLLGETTSNSSFGIYMPRFTGTIYELLSAPVGVAETLVGFVGAAATKSLILTAIILLTAAIFVDYSIAHPLWAFVFVLLVACSFSLFGFILGIWADNFEKLGIIPLLFLTPLTFLGGTFYSIDMLPEPWDTIALANPIVYLVSGLRWTFYGSSDVDFRISLGITVAFLAVCVGIIAFIFKTGWRLRD from the coding sequence ATGATCAGCTGGCGTTCCACCTGGGCGATTTACAAGCGCGAGTTGATGCGCTTTCTGCGCACAGCCTTCCAATCCGTGCTGGCACCGGTTCTGACCACTTCGCTCTATTTCATCGTTTTCGGCGCGGCCATCGGCAGCCGAATGCCCGACCTTGGCGGGGTAGAATACGGAGCTTTCATCATACCGGGCCTGCTGATGCTCACCCTGCTCGGCGAGACGACCAGCAATTCCAGTTTCGGCATCTACATGCCCCGCTTCACCGGCACGATCTACGAACTTCTCTCGGCACCCGTCGGGGTGGCGGAAACACTCGTCGGCTTCGTAGGGGCCGCTGCCACCAAGAGCCTGATCCTGACGGCGATCATCTTGCTCACTGCCGCGATCTTCGTCGATTACTCGATCGCCCATCCGCTCTGGGCCTTCGTCTTCGTCCTGCTTGTGGCGTGTAGCTTCAGCCTGTTCGGCTTCATCCTCGGTATCTGGGCGGACAATTTCGAGAAGTTGGGCATTATCCCGCTGCTGTTCCTGACCCCGCTGACCTTTCTTGGCGGCACTTTCTATTCGATCGACATGCTGCCCGAACCCTGGGACACGATCGCACTGGCCAACCCCATCGTCTATCTGGTGAGCGGATTGCGCTGGACATTCTACGGCAGCAGTGACGTCGATTTCCGCATATCCCTCGGGATCACGGTGGCATTCCTTGCCGTCTGCGTCGGTATCATCGCCTTCATCTTCAAGACCGGGTGGCGGCTTCGGGACTAG
- a CDS encoding polyprenyl synthetase family protein, producing MELVDSDGAKLSSALNRIARDIDAVFDVLLPVPDDTRAPLVEAMRYSAMDGGKRVRPLLVVATAEMLGVSRDPALRVGCAVEAIHVYSLIHDDLPCMDDDELRRGKATLHKAYDEATAVLAGDSLHALAFEILTDDETTPDPFTQAELVRTLAAASGMAGMAGGQMMDMAAESADYDLHTITRLQQLKTGALLAASVEMGAILAKIPREGRSHLRAYARDIGLAFQIADDLLDAEGDEEKAGKALRKDDEQGKQTFVTLMGVEGARNQARALVDHAVGHLGQYGEDAAVLRALARYIVERDR from the coding sequence ATGGAACTCGTCGACAGTGACGGCGCGAAACTTTCTTCCGCGCTGAACCGCATCGCGCGCGATATCGATGCGGTCTTCGATGTGCTGCTGCCCGTGCCGGACGATACCCGTGCCCCGCTGGTGGAGGCGATGCGCTATTCGGCCATGGACGGTGGCAAACGGGTTCGCCCACTGCTGGTCGTTGCGACAGCGGAAATGCTGGGCGTCAGCCGCGATCCTGCGCTCAGGGTCGGCTGTGCGGTCGAGGCGATCCATGTCTATTCGCTGATTCATGACGACTTGCCGTGCATGGACGATGACGAGCTTCGTCGCGGCAAGGCAACGCTGCACAAGGCCTATGACGAAGCCACGGCAGTTCTGGCCGGGGATTCGCTGCATGCGCTGGCCTTCGAGATCCTCACCGATGACGAGACAACGCCCGATCCTTTCACGCAGGCCGAACTTGTCCGCACGCTGGCTGCGGCGAGCGGCATGGCAGGAATGGCTGGCGGCCAGATGATGGATATGGCGGCGGAAAGTGCCGATTACGATCTCCACACCATCACCCGGCTGCAACAGCTCAAGACCGGCGCGTTGCTGGCAGCCTCGGTCGAGATGGGCGCTATCCTCGCCAAGATCCCGCGCGAAGGCCGCAGCCATTTGCGCGCCTATGCCCGCGACATCGGGCTCGCCTTCCAGATCGCCGACGACCTGCTCGATGCCGAAGGCGATGAGGAAAAGGCCGGCAAGGCGCTGCGCAAGGATGACGAGCAAGGAAAGCAGACCTTCGTGACACTGATGGGGGTCGAAGGGGCGCGCAACCAGGCCCGCGCACTGGTGGACCACGCGGTCGGCCACCTCGGGCAATATGGAGAAGATGCTGCGGTGCTGCGGGCACTCGCGCGCTACATCGTCGAGAGGGACCGATAA
- a CDS encoding ABC transporter ATP-binding protein — protein MSEPILDIQGLTKIYPGGLKALDDVDLQIRQGEIFALLGPNGAGKTTLIGAVCGLVRPTSGTIRAFGHDMASDWRHARGRIGLVPQELATDMFEPVYRAVAYSRELFGLAPDKARIEEILRSLNLWDKKDERIMALSGGMKRRLLIAKAMAHEPDLLFLDEPTAGVDVELRKGMWQLIGAMRERGVTVILTTHYIEEAEEMADRVGIISRGRILKVDDKASLMRQLGRTEAHIALANPLSALPPAIASFPVELEQGGTSLCYRGGDGTGKGKAEVAQLIKALVDESIDFTGIDTRESSLEEIFVSLLGEKEVAA, from the coding sequence ATGAGTGAGCCCATTCTCGACATCCAGGGCCTGACCAAGATCTATCCCGGCGGCCTGAAGGCATTGGACGATGTCGATCTGCAAATCCGCCAGGGCGAGATATTTGCGCTGCTCGGGCCCAACGGAGCAGGCAAGACGACGCTGATCGGCGCGGTATGCGGGCTGGTGCGGCCGACCTCGGGCACGATCCGCGCCTTCGGTCACGACATGGCAAGCGATTGGCGGCACGCACGGGGGCGCATCGGACTGGTTCCGCAGGAGCTTGCGACCGACATGTTCGAACCGGTCTATCGCGCGGTGGCCTATTCGCGCGAGCTCTTCGGCCTCGCTCCCGACAAGGCACGGATCGAGGAAATCCTGCGTTCGCTCAACCTGTGGGACAAGAAGGACGAGCGGATCATGGCGCTGTCCGGCGGGATGAAGCGCCGCCTGCTGATTGCCAAGGCGATGGCGCACGAACCGGACCTGCTCTTTCTCGACGAGCCCACTGCCGGCGTGGATGTCGAACTGCGCAAGGGAATGTGGCAGCTAATCGGCGCAATGCGCGAGCGCGGGGTGACGGTGATCCTCACCACGCACTACATCGAAGAGGCCGAAGAGATGGCCGACCGGGTTGGGATCATCAGCAGGGGCCGCATCCTCAAAGTGGACGACAAAGCGTCGCTGATGCGGCAACTCGGGCGCACCGAGGCACACATTGCATTGGCCAATCCCCTGAGTGCACTGCCTCCAGCCATCGCCAGCTTCCCGGTCGAGCTCGAACAGGGCGGCACATCGCTTTGCTATCGGGGAGGCGATGGGACGGGGAAGGGCAAGGCCGAGGTCGCACAGCTTATCAAGGCGCTGGTGGACGAGAGTATCGACTTTACCGGCATCGACACGCGCGAAAGCAGCCTCGAGGAAATCTTCGTCTCGCTCCTCGGTGAGAAGGAGGTGGCGGCATGA
- a CDS encoding chorismate mutase, with the protein MTDIKHPDDCRSMLDVRAGVDATDRELMALLDRRFGYMRAAARIKPSRDSVRDEKRKAAVIDAARAEAESRGLPAEAIADLWDKLVEASIAYEFEEWDRTRRS; encoded by the coding sequence ATGACTGACATCAAGCATCCCGACGACTGCCGAAGCATGCTTGACGTACGGGCCGGGGTCGATGCGACCGACCGCGAATTGATGGCGCTGCTCGACCGGCGCTTCGGCTATATGCGGGCGGCGGCTCGGATCAAGCCGAGCCGCGACAGCGTGCGGGACGAGAAGCGCAAGGCGGCCGTGATCGATGCCGCCAGGGCCGAGGCCGAGTCGCGCGGCCTTCCGGCCGAGGCCATCGCCGACCTGTGGGACAAGCTGGTCGAGGCGTCGATCGCCTATGAGTTCGAGGAGTGGGACCGCACCCGGCGTTCTTAG
- a CDS encoding exodeoxyribonuclease VII small subunit, with amino-acid sequence MVEGQTAETAKISELSFEDALRALEQVVRDLESGDVPLDDSINLYERGEALRKHCQARLDAAQAKIEAIVQDASGAATGTKPFDSDG; translated from the coding sequence ATGGTTGAGGGACAAACCGCCGAAACGGCGAAAATATCCGAACTGAGCTTCGAAGACGCGCTCCGTGCGCTCGAGCAAGTGGTGCGCGACCTCGAGAGCGGCGACGTTCCGCTCGACGATTCGATCAATCTCTACGAACGCGGCGAAGCGCTGCGAAAACACTGCCAGGCACGGCTCGACGCGGCGCAGGCCAAGATCGAAGCGATCGTGCAGGATGCAAGCGGCGCGGCGACCGGCACCAAACCCTTCGACAGCGACGGCTGA
- the rpsD gene encoding 30S ribosomal protein S4: protein MSKRKSAKYKLDRRMGENIWGRPNSPVNKRSYGPGQHGQRRKGKTSDFGLQLRAKQKLKGYYGDVTEKQFRRTYAEASRMKGDTGQNLIGLLEQRLDMVVYRAKFAPTVFAARQIVNHGHIYVNGVKTNIPSARVKVGDVISLGNKAKEMALVIEAQSLPEREIPDYVAPDGNDKVTFTRVPKLDEVPYPVTMEPNLVVEFYSR, encoded by the coding sequence ATGTCGAAGCGCAAGAGCGCCAAGTACAAACTTGACCGCCGGATGGGTGAAAACATCTGGGGTCGCCCGAACTCCCCGGTCAACAAGCGTTCCTACGGCCCCGGCCAGCACGGCCAGCGTCGCAAGGGGAAGACGAGCGATTTCGGCCTGCAGCTTCGCGCCAAGCAGAAGCTCAAGGGCTATTACGGTGATGTGACCGAGAAGCAGTTCCGTCGCACCTACGCCGAGGCGAGCCGCATGAAGGGCGATACCGGCCAGAACCTGATCGGCCTGCTCGAGCAGCGCCTGGACATGGTCGTGTACCGCGCCAAGTTCGCCCCGACCGTGTTCGCCGCCCGCCAGATCGTCAACCACGGTCACATCTACGTGAATGGCGTGAAGACCAACATCCCGAGCGCCCGTGTCAAGGTCGGCGACGTCATCAGCCTCGGCAACAAGGCCAAGGAAATGGCTCTCGTCATCGAAGCGCAGAGCCTTCCCGAGCGTGAGATCCCCGACTACGTCGCACCTGACGGCAACGACAAGGTGACCTTCACCCGCGTGCCCAAGCTCGACGAAGTGCCCTACCCGGTCACCATGGAACCGAACCTCGTGGTCGAGTTCTACTCGCGCTAA
- the queA gene encoding tRNA preQ1(34) S-adenosylmethionine ribosyltransferase-isomerase QueA — MRVDLFDFELPQELIALRPAVPRDSARLLVAAGAGAIDDRIVRDLPQLLMPGDVLVFNDTRVIPAQLTGKRGEATVGVTLHKRLDLRRWQAFVRNAKRLAPGDTVDFGNDVSADVEDRADDGSFTFAFRGDEPVEVLLDRAGTMPLPPYIAGKRATDERDRDDYQTMFAREDGAVAAPTAALHFTSELIAALDERGVARQTLTLHVGAGTFLPVKADDTDDHRMHSEWGRIEHDTADRLNAAKSRGGRIIAVGTTSLRLLESATGEDGVIRTFAGDTDIFITPGYRFRAVDGLMTNFHLPKSTLMMLVSALMGRERMMDIYAHAIAQRYRFYSYGDSSLLIPEGNTK, encoded by the coding sequence ATGCGTGTAGACCTGTTCGATTTCGAACTCCCTCAGGAGCTGATTGCGCTGCGCCCGGCGGTGCCGCGCGATTCAGCGCGTCTGCTGGTGGCCGCAGGCGCTGGCGCGATCGACGACCGTATCGTGCGCGACCTGCCGCAGCTGCTGATGCCGGGCGATGTCCTCGTCTTCAACGATACCAGGGTCATTCCGGCACAACTGACCGGCAAGCGGGGCGAAGCCACCGTAGGCGTGACGTTGCACAAGCGGCTCGACCTGCGCCGCTGGCAGGCCTTCGTCCGCAATGCCAAGCGTCTGGCGCCGGGTGATACGGTCGATTTCGGCAACGATGTCAGCGCCGATGTCGAGGATCGCGCCGACGATGGCAGCTTCACCTTCGCCTTTCGTGGTGATGAGCCGGTCGAGGTGTTGCTCGACCGTGCGGGCACCATGCCGCTTCCACCCTATATCGCCGGCAAGCGTGCGACGGATGAGCGCGACCGCGACGACTACCAGACGATGTTCGCACGGGAAGATGGCGCGGTTGCCGCGCCGACGGCGGCATTGCATTTCACATCCGAGCTGATCGCGGCACTCGATGAGCGCGGCGTCGCGCGCCAAACGCTGACGCTCCATGTGGGCGCTGGCACATTCCTCCCGGTAAAGGCGGACGATACCGACGATCACCGGATGCATTCGGAATGGGGTCGGATCGAACACGACACCGCCGATCGCCTTAACGCCGCCAAGTCACGCGGCGGCAGGATCATCGCGGTCGGAACGACCAGCCTACGCCTGCTGGAAAGCGCGACGGGCGAGGATGGTGTCATCCGGACCTTTGCAGGCGATACGGACATCTTCATCACGCCGGGCTACCGCTTTCGTGCGGTGGATGGCCTGATGACCAATTTCCATTTGCCCAAATCCACGCTGATGATGCTGGTCAGCGCGCTGATGGGACGCGAACGGATGATGGATATCTACGCCCACGCCATTGCGCAGAGATATCGTTTCTATTCCTATGGCGATTCTTCGCTGTTGATCCCAGAGGGGAACACCAAGTAG
- a CDS encoding DUF2177 family protein — protein MTWIIAYIAAALVFGILDAIWLGWAGNNFYRPNIGEIMADSFRAVPAIIFYVFYVAGMVYFAIRPGLANGLGTAALNGALLGALCYGTWGLTNQATLKVWPSHLTVTDIAWGAFATGMAALAATWITGRLT, from the coding sequence ATGACATGGATTATCGCCTATATTGCCGCCGCCCTCGTATTCGGCATCCTCGATGCGATCTGGCTCGGGTGGGCGGGCAACAATTTCTACCGGCCCAATATCGGCGAGATCATGGCGGACAGTTTTCGCGCCGTGCCCGCAATCATTTTTTACGTCTTCTACGTCGCCGGGATGGTCTATTTCGCGATCCGTCCGGGTCTTGCCAATGGCTTGGGCACGGCAGCGCTCAACGGTGCACTGCTCGGGGCACTGTGTTACGGAACCTGGGGCCTCACCAACCAGGCGACGTTGAAAGTCTGGCCAAGTCATCTAACAGTGACCGACATCGCATGGGGGGCTTTCGCGACCGGCATGGCCGCTCTCGCTGCAACGTGGATTACAGGACGACTCACCTAG
- the coaD gene encoding pantetheine-phosphate adenylyltransferase — MNERIGVYPGTFDPITRGHRDIIRRGAKLVDTLIIGVTTNPSKNPMFTPEERMEMVKKELADMGLDNTEVVGFDALLMKFAKKQNANVIVRGLRAVADFEYEYQMAGMNQQIDADIETVFLMADVSLQPIASKLVKEIALYGGDISPFVSPAVKAQVEARVEKIGRRGDY, encoded by the coding sequence ATGAACGAGCGCATCGGGGTCTATCCCGGCACATTCGACCCGATCACGCGAGGCCACCGCGACATCATCCGGCGCGGGGCCAAGCTGGTCGATACCCTCATAATCGGTGTCACCACCAACCCGTCGAAGAACCCGATGTTCACGCCGGAAGAGCGGATGGAGATGGTGAAAAAGGAACTCGCCGACATGGGCCTCGACAACACCGAGGTTGTCGGGTTCGATGCGTTGTTGATGAAATTCGCGAAGAAGCAGAATGCAAACGTGATCGTGCGCGGGCTGCGCGCCGTCGCCGATTTCGAATACGAATACCAGATGGCGGGCATGAACCAGCAGATCGATGCCGATATCGAGACGGTCTTCCTCATGGCCGACGTCTCGCTGCAGCCGATCGCGTCCAAGCTGGTCAAGGAAATCGCGCTCTATGGCGGCGATATCTCGCCCTTCGTCAGCCCGGCGGTCAAAGCTCAGGTCGAGGCAAGGGTCGAGAAAATCGGCCGCCGCGGGGACTATTGA
- a CDS encoding alpha/beta hydrolase family protein — MKYCSSLAALAAAAFAAPLAAQTLAEDASAFGARQSVENLSISPSGDRLLYIQPGAQSDETIYVVDLANGGAPTPIITMNEAQARLNWCQWATEERIVCEIFGMQDSGGVLLNFTRVMAISADGSDTEMLTPSSSYKTMGVLQDGGDVLALDVEGQDSKILMTKRYIKERCEKTRLCNDKEGLGVDAVDVENGRARPVEDAALRAVSYMADGSGQVRVMLAGDTAASGYDGSDYRYLYRRKGESKWYPLSSVDAGGPLSVGFRPVGIDSEKDVVYGLERKNGYDALYAFALDGSESKTLVMALDDVDVDGVARIGRQRRVVGANFATERAYTKYFDPQLEKLADAFAKALPGNPSITIADASADENELILIASSDTDPGKAYLFEKDTRSLSELLSLRMPLDSRSMGKMKPVTYPAADGTQVPGYLTLPPGSDGKNLPAIVMPHGGPGSRDVWGFDWLVQFFAARGYAVLQPNFRGSSGYGSAWFGKNGFQAWETAIGDINDAGRWLVSQGIADATKLATVGWSYGGYAALQSQVVDPDLFKAVVAIAPVTDLDLLREENRRYTSYTAYDRMIGNGAHVQNGSPARHAANFKAPVLLVHGTLDQNVTAAQSKLMENRLQSAGKSVDYLEFKGLDHGLVHSQARGIMLKRIGEFLEANLAF; from the coding sequence ATGAAATACTGCTCGTCACTTGCTGCGCTTGCCGCGGCTGCTTTCGCTGCACCACTCGCGGCTCAAACGCTGGCAGAGGACGCGTCGGCGTTCGGCGCTCGCCAATCGGTCGAAAACCTCAGTATTTCTCCATCCGGAGACAGGCTGCTCTACATCCAGCCGGGTGCGCAATCGGACGAGACGATCTACGTCGTCGACCTTGCCAATGGCGGCGCGCCAACGCCGATCATCACCATGAACGAGGCGCAGGCGCGCTTGAATTGGTGTCAGTGGGCAACCGAAGAACGCATCGTCTGCGAGATTTTCGGAATGCAGGATTCCGGCGGGGTCCTGCTTAATTTCACGCGCGTCATGGCGATTAGTGCAGACGGATCGGATACCGAAATGCTGACTCCGTCCAGCAGCTACAAGACGATGGGCGTCCTCCAGGACGGGGGCGATGTGCTCGCGCTCGACGTGGAGGGGCAGGACAGCAAGATCCTGATGACCAAGCGCTATATCAAGGAGCGCTGCGAAAAGACCCGTCTATGCAACGATAAGGAAGGGCTGGGGGTCGACGCAGTCGATGTCGAGAACGGACGCGCACGGCCTGTCGAGGACGCCGCGTTGCGAGCCGTTTCCTATATGGCGGATGGCAGTGGGCAGGTCCGCGTGATGCTCGCCGGCGATACCGCGGCCAGTGGTTATGACGGCAGCGACTATCGCTATCTCTACCGCCGGAAGGGTGAGAGCAAATGGTATCCGCTTTCCAGTGTCGACGCAGGTGGGCCGCTGTCGGTGGGATTCCGCCCGGTCGGCATCGATAGCGAGAAGGACGTCGTTTACGGGCTCGAGCGCAAGAACGGCTACGACGCCCTGTATGCCTTCGCGCTCGATGGTTCGGAATCCAAGACGCTCGTCATGGCGCTCGACGATGTGGACGTGGACGGCGTCGCGCGTATCGGTCGCCAGCGCCGCGTGGTCGGCGCCAATTTTGCGACTGAACGGGCTTACACCAAATATTTCGATCCCCAACTTGAGAAACTCGCCGACGCCTTCGCCAAGGCTCTGCCGGGCAACCCCTCGATCACCATCGCCGATGCCAGCGCCGACGAGAACGAACTAATCCTTATCGCCTCGAGCGATACCGATCCCGGCAAGGCCTATCTGTTTGAAAAGGACACCCGTTCACTGAGTGAGCTCCTGTCGCTGCGCATGCCGCTCGACAGTCGCTCTATGGGCAAGATGAAACCCGTCACCTATCCGGCGGCGGACGGAACCCAGGTCCCCGGCTATCTGACCCTGCCACCGGGTAGCGACGGCAAGAACCTGCCTGCCATCGTCATGCCGCATGGCGGGCCGGGCTCACGCGATGTGTGGGGTTTCGACTGGCTCGTGCAGTTCTTCGCCGCCCGTGGTTACGCCGTGCTCCAGCCCAATTTTCGCGGCTCGTCCGGCTATGGCTCGGCGTGGTTCGGCAAAAATGGTTTTCAGGCTTGGGAAACGGCAATCGGAGACATCAACGATGCCGGACGCTGGCTCGTGTCTCAGGGCATTGCCGATGCGACGAAACTCGCCACGGTGGGTTGGTCCTACGGCGGCTATGCCGCGCTGCAATCGCAAGTGGTCGATCCCGATCTGTTCAAGGCGGTGGTCGCCATTGCGCCGGTGACGGACCTTGATCTGCTCCGCGAGGAAAACCGGCGCTATACCAGCTACACCGCTTATGACCGGATGATCGGTAACGGCGCGCATGTGCAGAATGGGTCGCCCGCGCGCCACGCGGCGAACTTCAAGGCACCCGTGCTGCTAGTGCACGGAACGCTGGACCAGAATGTCACCGCGGCCCAATCGAAACTGATGGAAAATCGGTTGCAGTCCGCCGGGAAATCGGTCGACTACCTAGAGTTCAAGGGGCTCGACCACGGGCTGGTCCACAGCCAGGCGCGCGGGATCATGCTGAAAAGGATCGGCGAGTTTCTCGAGGCCAACCTCGCGTTCTGA
- a CDS encoding peptidylprolyl isomerase, with translation MINRLIAATAIASLAATPLAAQDAEMATDGGETVSTARAPMTYAKIDYNLNEDRENILFLDLSNGERVAIRLMPDWAPNHVERIKTLTRQGFYDGIVFHRVIEGFMAQTGDPTGTGQGGSDLPDLEEEFNPMPHVRGSVAMARAQSEDSANSQFFLVFYPRFSLDKRYTNFGRVISNMAAVDAINRGEPPANPTRILQASIAADNKPRAMPRPAQPEREITLDELSAPIEG, from the coding sequence ATGATCAACCGTTTGATTGCCGCTACCGCGATTGCTTCCCTTGCTGCCACGCCGCTCGCCGCACAGGACGCGGAGATGGCGACCGATGGCGGGGAAACGGTCAGCACGGCCCGCGCGCCGATGACCTACGCCAAGATCGACTATAATCTGAACGAAGACCGGGAAAATATCCTGTTTCTCGATCTTTCCAATGGCGAGCGGGTCGCGATCCGGCTGATGCCCGACTGGGCGCCGAACCACGTCGAGCGCATCAAGACGCTGACCCGGCAGGGCTTCTACGACGGCATCGTCTTCCACCGCGTGATCGAAGGGTTCATGGCGCAGACCGGCGATCCGACCGGCACGGGGCAGGGTGGCTCTGACCTTCCCGACCTCGAAGAGGAATTCAACCCCATGCCGCATGTCCGCGGCAGCGTCGCCATGGCGCGCGCGCAGAGCGAAGACAGCGCCAACAGCCAGTTCTTCCTCGTGTTCTATCCGCGCTTCAGTCTCGACAAGCGCTACACAAATTTCGGGCGGGTCATCTCGAACATGGCGGCTGTCGATGCGATTAATCGCGGCGAGCCGCCGGCCAACCCGACCCGCATCCTGCAGGCATCGATCGCTGCGGACAACAAGCCGCGGGCTATGCCTCGGCCGGCCCAGCCCGAGCGCGAGATCACGCTCGACGAGCTGAGCGCTCCGATCGAGGGGTGA